Proteins encoded together in one bacterium window:
- the tig gene encoding trigger factor, with protein MELETIDHNECELTLKITVSKEELEQEFDKKYQKLTQTAKLQGFRKGKVPRQVLETRYGPAVEKEVIGNLISNRYLQAIKEKNIRIISQAKIEEVNYIKKDEPFSFVAKVEVLPEIELTTYHGIPLTKKVTNITDKDVDDGLHRLQEKYAPIEVVEKPIGKKSIVIFDFESFKDNKPLPDGSHKDFLLEVGKKIFPQEFEQQLFGLKKGKEKTFKIKLSKEYSDPNMAGQKVTFKVKINEVKERKLPVLDDEFAKDLGQFDTIKELKEAFKKDLIEAAELESTEKLKDELTTLLISQHSFPLPKVLVEREIDYLVVNLHNNLQSQGFELNDYLKKKNMTIEDCRDEFRPQAMERVKKYLILDAIAQKENIKIENEEYEILVKDNFRTQPQKIKEYLEDNQQKAILMEELRMQKTLNFLLEIADIKKCEEKRRK; from the coding sequence ATGGAACTAGAAACAATTGACCACAATGAATGTGAATTAACATTAAAAATTACAGTTTCTAAGGAAGAACTTGAGCAAGAATTTGATAAAAAATATCAGAAATTAACTCAAACGGCTAAACTTCAAGGTTTTAGAAAAGGTAAAGTGCCTCGTCAGGTTTTAGAAACACGATACGGCCCAGCGGTAGAAAAAGAAGTTATAGGAAACCTTATTTCTAATCGCTATCTACAAGCAATAAAAGAAAAAAATATCCGGATAATTTCCCAGGCAAAGATAGAAGAGGTCAATTATATCAAGAAAGATGAACCGTTTTCTTTTGTAGCGAAAGTAGAAGTATTACCTGAAATTGAACTTACAACTTACCATGGAATTCCACTTACCAAAAAGGTGACCAATATTACGGATAAAGATGTGGATGATGGACTCCACAGACTCCAGGAAAAATATGCACCAATAGAGGTAGTGGAAAAACCTATTGGGAAAAAGAGCATTGTTATTTTTGATTTTGAGAGTTTCAAGGATAACAAACCACTGCCTGATGGAAGTCACAAAGATTTTTTATTAGAGGTGGGTAAAAAAATCTTCCCTCAAGAGTTTGAACAACAATTATTTGGTCTCAAAAAAGGTAAGGAAAAAACCTTTAAAATTAAGTTATCAAAAGAATACTCTGACCCTAATATGGCGGGACAAAAGGTAACATTTAAGGTAAAAATTAATGAAGTCAAAGAAAGAAAATTACCAGTTTTAGATGATGAATTTGCTAAAGATTTGGGTCAATTTGATACGATTAAAGAATTAAAAGAGGCATTTAAAAAAGACCTTATTGAAGCCGCAGAACTTGAGTCAACAGAAAAATTAAAAGACGAACTTACAACACTTTTAATTTCACAACACTCTTTCCCTCTACCTAAGGTATTAGTAGAAAGAGAAATTGATTATCTGGTGGTTAACCTCCATAATAATTTACAATCACAAGGATTTGAACTTAATGATTATCTTAAAAAGAAAAATATGACTATTGAGGATTGTCGGGATGAATTCAGGCCCCAGGCGATGGAGCGGGTAAAGAAATATTTGATTTTAGATGCAATCGCACAAAAGGAAAATATTAAAATAGAAAATGAAGAATATGAAATCCTGGTAAAAGATAATTTTAGAACACAACCACAAAAGATAAAAGAATATCTTGAAGATAACCAACAAAAGGCAATTCTGATGGAAGAATTGAGAATGCAAAAAACACTTAATTTTTTACTCGAAATTGCCGATATTAAAAAATGTGAGGAAAAAAGGAGGAAATAA
- a CDS encoding RsmE family RNA methyltransferase: MMHRRFFVNPESIVKNNVDIVDKDDIHHLKNVLRLKEKDKIIALDGLGNEYHATITSIAADKVKTNIVEKIIHPPQKVELTLLQALPRIARMDLIISKSTELGVTRIIPVKTQRSLINLKNESTKLTRWQKIAKASSSQCQRCIIPIIYPVTNLKTSLELIKEVDLGLILYENAKTPLREVFLNRDVTLLKKIAVFVGPEGGFTEEEITAVQIKGIIPVSLGANILRCESASIVTESIILYELGMIG, translated from the coding sequence ATGATGCATCGCAGGTTTTTTGTCAATCCTGAAAGTATAGTTAAAAATAATGTTGATATTGTGGATAAAGATGATATTCATCATCTCAAAAATGTCCTTCGGCTAAAAGAAAAAGATAAGATTATTGCGTTAGATGGTTTGGGAAATGAATATCACGCAACGATTACTTCGATTGCCGCGGATAAAGTTAAAACTAACATTGTTGAAAAAATTATCCATCCACCGCAAAAAGTAGAATTAACATTACTTCAGGCACTACCCAGAATAGCCAGGATGGATTTGATAATAAGTAAATCCACTGAATTGGGTGTAACAAGAATAATTCCAGTTAAAACACAAAGGTCATTGATAAATTTAAAAAACGAATCGACAAAACTCACACGGTGGCAAAAAATAGCTAAAGCCTCCTCATCTCAATGTCAACGATGTATAATCCCTATAATTTATCCTGTAACTAATCTCAAAACCTCATTAGAGTTAATAAAAGAAGTTGATTTAGGGTTAATTTTATATGAGAATGCAAAAACACCCTTACGAGAAGTTTTTCTCAATAGGGATGTTACCTTACTAAAAAAGATTGCTGTTTTTGTTGGTCCAGAAGGAGGATTTACTGAGGAGGAAATAACCGCAGTCCAAATTAAAGGAATTATTCCTGTATCACTTGGGGCAAATATTCTGAGATGTGAATCCGCAAGTATTGTTACAGAAAGTATCATATTATATGAATTAGGGATGATAGGATAA